In one Brienomyrus brachyistius isolate T26 chromosome 5, BBRACH_0.4, whole genome shotgun sequence genomic region, the following are encoded:
- the ears2 gene encoding probable glutamate--tRNA ligase, mitochondrial isoform X1, with amino-acid sequence MSCMGCHNSLGNRQLYLLRILWRTVDHRATHAVSLPSQNFQCKQMWLCMVHRRFLSSQSYGVRVRFAPSPTGFLHLGGLRTALYNFLFAKKHGGSFILRMEDTDQSRFLSGAADRIEDMLEWAGIAPDESPKKGGDFGPYQQSKRLDMYRQAADTLVQSGAAYYCFCSPQRLDLLKKEALRSRQNPRYDNRCRSLHLDQVAEKLGQRQPHVIRFRLEEGVEPFEDMVFGWNRHEVAALEGDPVIIKGDGFPTYHLANVVDDHFMQISHVLRGSEWLISTSKHLLMYRAFGWKPPTFAHLPLLLNKDGSKLSKRQGDIFIEHFAKNGCLPEALLDLITNCGSGFTKNRPGREIVDLVSDFDASRLMTHSATLDLEKLPDFNKMHLVRRINNAAKCDSLVKDLQGHIRQAYGTQMQEEDVLHNDYIKRVLHLRKGHITCLHDLLAPDYAYLWIRPSVQLEQLENVSSEAQNILALAMEMILRHASEQTTEHLNLELKGLAEKIEKCQYRSVMKVLRLALSGLQQGPSVAEMMVSLGPTEIQYRLQRAMER; translated from the exons ATGTCCTGTATGGGATGCCATAACAGTTTAGGCAATCGGCAGCTGTACTTGTTACGTATATTATGGCGAACCGTTGACCATAGAGCGACCCATGCAGTTTCATTGCCCAGTCAAAATTTTCAGTGCAAACAAATGTGGTTATGTATGGTGCATCGAAGGTTTCTGTCATCACAGAGCTATGGGGTACGGGTGAGATTTGCTCCAAGTCCAACAG GATTTTTGCACTTGGGAGGACTGCGAACGGCCCTCTACAACttcctttttgcaaaaaaacatgGAGGTAGCTTCATTCTGAGGATGGAGGACACAGATCAGAGCCGATTTCTATCAGGGGCAGCAGACAGAATTGAAGATATGCTTGAGTGGGCTG GAATTGCCCCAGATGAAAGCCCAAAGAAAGGTGGTGATTTTGGTCCTTATCAACAGTCGAAAAGACTGGATATGTACCGCCAGGCTGCTGACACCTTGGTGCAGAGTGGTGCTGCCTACTATTGCTTCTGTAGCCCTCAGAGACTGGATTTACTGAAAAAAGAGGCACTTCGGAGTCGACAGAACCCTCG GTATGATAATAGATGCAGGTCCCTACATCTTGACCAGGTGGCTGAAAAATTGGGCCAGAGACAACCCCATGTGATTCGATTCCGTCTAGAAGAGGGTGTGGAGCCATTCGAAGACATGGTTTTTGGCTGGAACAGGCATGAAGTCGCTGCTCTTGAGGGGGACCCTGTTATCATCAAAGGGGACGGCTTTCCCACCTATCACCTAGCTAATGTTGTTGATGACCATTTCATGCAAATCAGTCACGTGTTGAGGGGTTCGGAGTGGCTCATCTCCACCTCTAAACACTTACTCATGTACAGAGCTTTTGGGTGGAAGCCACCCACCTTTGCACATCTGCCTCTCCTCCTGAACAAAGATGGCAGTAAATTGTCCAAACGACAGGGTGACATTTTTATTGAACACTTTGCAAAAAACGGGTGTCTTCCTGAAGCTCTGCTTGATCTTATTACAAATTGTGGGTCAGGATTCACAA AAAACCGTCCCGGTCGAGAAATCGTTGATCTTGTCAGTGATTTTGATGCCTCAAGACTAATGACTCACTCTGCTACACTGGATTTGGAGAAACTTCCCGATTTTAACAA GATGCATCTGGTGCGCAGAATAAATAATGCAGCAAAATGTGATTCACTTGTGAAGGACCTGCAGGGCCACATCAGGCAAGCATATGGAACACAAATGCAGGAAGAGGACGTCCTTCACAATGACTACATCAAGCGTGTCCTTCATCTTCGCAAG GGCCACATAACTTGTCTGCATGATCTGTTGGCACCTGATTACGCATACCTGTGGATAAGACCTTCTGTTCAGCTGGAGCAACTGGAGAATGTTTCTTCAGAAGCACAAAACATTCTGGCACTGGCTATGGA GATGATTCTGAGACATGCCAGCGAACAAACAACGGAACATCTCAACCTGGAGTTGAAAGGACTAGCAGAAAAAATAGAAAAGTGCCAGTATAGATCAGTGATGAAGGTGTTGCGTCTGGCACTAAGTGGATTACAG CAAGGGCCAAGTGTTGCTGAGATGATGGTATCTTTGGGACCTACTGAAATACAGTATCGCTTACAGAGAGCAATGGAACGCTGA
- the ears2 gene encoding probable glutamate--tRNA ligase, mitochondrial isoform X2, translating into MSCMGCHNSLGNRQLYLLRILWRTVDHRATHAVSLPSQNFQCKQMWLCMVHRRFLSSQSYGVRVRFAPSPTGFLHLGGLRTALYNFLFAKKHGGSFILRMEDTDQSRFLSGAADRIEDMLEWAGIAPDESPKKGGDFGPYQQSKRLDMYRQAADTLVQSGAAYYCFCSPQRLDLLKKEALRSRQNPRYDNRCRSLHLDQVAEKLGQRQPHVIRFRLEEENRPGREIVDLVSDFDASRLMTHSATLDLEKLPDFNKMHLVRRINNAAKCDSLVKDLQGHIRQAYGTQMQEEDVLHNDYIKRVLHLRKGHITCLHDLLAPDYAYLWIRPSVQLEQLENVSSEAQNILALAMEMILRHASEQTTEHLNLELKGLAEKIEKCQYRSVMKVLRLALSGLQQGPSVAEMMVSLGPTEIQYRLQRAMER; encoded by the exons ATGTCCTGTATGGGATGCCATAACAGTTTAGGCAATCGGCAGCTGTACTTGTTACGTATATTATGGCGAACCGTTGACCATAGAGCGACCCATGCAGTTTCATTGCCCAGTCAAAATTTTCAGTGCAAACAAATGTGGTTATGTATGGTGCATCGAAGGTTTCTGTCATCACAGAGCTATGGGGTACGGGTGAGATTTGCTCCAAGTCCAACAG GATTTTTGCACTTGGGAGGACTGCGAACGGCCCTCTACAACttcctttttgcaaaaaaacatgGAGGTAGCTTCATTCTGAGGATGGAGGACACAGATCAGAGCCGATTTCTATCAGGGGCAGCAGACAGAATTGAAGATATGCTTGAGTGGGCTG GAATTGCCCCAGATGAAAGCCCAAAGAAAGGTGGTGATTTTGGTCCTTATCAACAGTCGAAAAGACTGGATATGTACCGCCAGGCTGCTGACACCTTGGTGCAGAGTGGTGCTGCCTACTATTGCTTCTGTAGCCCTCAGAGACTGGATTTACTGAAAAAAGAGGCACTTCGGAGTCGACAGAACCCTCG GTATGATAATAGATGCAGGTCCCTACATCTTGACCAGGTGGCTGAAAAATTGGGCCAGAGACAACCCCATGTGATTCGATTCCGTCTAGAAGAGG AAAACCGTCCCGGTCGAGAAATCGTTGATCTTGTCAGTGATTTTGATGCCTCAAGACTAATGACTCACTCTGCTACACTGGATTTGGAGAAACTTCCCGATTTTAACAA GATGCATCTGGTGCGCAGAATAAATAATGCAGCAAAATGTGATTCACTTGTGAAGGACCTGCAGGGCCACATCAGGCAAGCATATGGAACACAAATGCAGGAAGAGGACGTCCTTCACAATGACTACATCAAGCGTGTCCTTCATCTTCGCAAG GGCCACATAACTTGTCTGCATGATCTGTTGGCACCTGATTACGCATACCTGTGGATAAGACCTTCTGTTCAGCTGGAGCAACTGGAGAATGTTTCTTCAGAAGCACAAAACATTCTGGCACTGGCTATGGA GATGATTCTGAGACATGCCAGCGAACAAACAACGGAACATCTCAACCTGGAGTTGAAAGGACTAGCAGAAAAAATAGAAAAGTGCCAGTATAGATCAGTGATGAAGGTGTTGCGTCTGGCACTAAGTGGATTACAG CAAGGGCCAAGTGTTGCTGAGATGATGGTATCTTTGGGACCTACTGAAATACAGTATCGCTTACAGAGAGCAATGGAACGCTGA